In the Deltaproteobacteria bacterium genome, CCCTGCCTGTCTGCCCATAAATAGGTCGCCCAGGCTAAACTTCGTGATCGCCCCCGGGCCAAACGCCTTCAAATCGGCCAGGGGATACGTCATGGCAAAACCCAGGTCATAATTGCGAAGGGCTTCATTGAAATCAAAGATGCCTTTGAACGAAATAACGAGCATGGCCAACGCGAGAAGGGGCGGATTCAGGGGATTAAACCCAATGCCACCAAATATCTGTTTTCCCACGATAATGGCAATAAAGGTTCCCAGTGCAATTAGCCACCAGGGAGCAGTGGCTGGCATGAGCATTCCCAGCAGGAGCCCGGTGACTGCTGCGCTGCCGTCACCAATAGGGGCAGGTTTTTTCAAAATCGCACTCCAAACCAGTTCCCAGATCATGGCGCAGGCCATGGAAAAAGCAATGACCGCAAGGGCCGGCGCACCATACTGGCGTATGCCCATCAACACCGCAGGGAGTGCGGCAATCATAATATGGTAATTCTTTGTGGATAACCTACTACCGTCGTGCCAATAAGGCGCGTGGGCCACGACGAGTCTCTTTTGACTACTCATTGGCTGCCTCCGCGGTTTCCATCAGGCTAAGTTCGTATTTTCCCAACATAATATACTGAAAGATCGGAATCCTGGACACGCAAACGTAAGAACACAACCCGCACTCAATACAGCAATCCAAATCATACATGTTCCTCGCATCCTCATATAGGCGGGCCTCCAAAAACCGAACAAGCATGTTGACCGGGATCTTGACCGGACATATCCTGACACACTCCCCGCAGTTGGTGCAGGGGTAATCTGTTACCTGGGCGCTGTCGGCTTCATCCTGCACCACAATGCCGTCAGTTACGGGCTCAACCGGCAGGTCTTCCGAATAGGTAGCCGTGCCTCTCATGGGACCTCCGAGAATAAGACGATCCCGATCGCTCAACGAGACATCGCAGGCTTGAAGCACATCCCCTATGCGGGTTCCGATTCTGGCCCTCACGTTTCTGGTACTACCATCTTTGCCCACTACGGTAACGACCTTGGTCACACTGGGCCGGCTCGCACTAAAGGCAGTCCCAATAGCTGCCACGGCTTCCGCGCTCATGAAGACGGCTTCTGTGTCCTCCACGGTATCGCCCGCTAAGACCACCTGACCCAACAAGTCCTTCATTACCATGTGAGGCAGGCTGTCAGGGTATGTGCCACTCACTGTCTTTACTTCCGCACCTGTAGTCGTGGCCTGCTGAACAAGATTTTCAGGCACGGTAATGACGATGCGGTTTGCGCCGGTAATTTTTTTAAGCGCTTGAACACCGCTCTTGACGGCAGGGGTTTCATTTTGGACCACATATTGGTTAACTGTCAGGAGCAAGTCCTGATCCATGCCGTTGATTACGATAGTCCGTATGGTTTTTTCCGGATCGGAAAAGGCTTTGAACGAAGGGTTTCCGGGAGCGTATTCAAAGAACTTCATGGCCGTATCAAGGGTCGGCTCGTTTTTGAACTGATCATCCCAGTTATCTTGGCCGCTGGCGTCGATGGTGATGGCTGAATACTTTTGCGCCAGGGGCCCAACATGTGGCGCCAAGGCAGATATGGTGCCGGTGACAGAGGAGATGACGTATTCGGCGCTCTCCGGTGACGCAGAGAGCCTCTGTCCGGTTTTGACAGCGTCACCCACCTTGAGTGTGCTCGGAGGCCCTCCGTTTTGCGACACCTTTAACAACAGGGTCACCTTTTTAGGGAGTGGAAGCTCTTGGACCGAGTCCGGTACCAGGTTGTACTGCAGCCTCGGCTTTACTAAACCTAAGAACGATCTCTTTATCATAGCTCGATCCTTTGTTCTATAATCCCATTAGCGGTCGCTACATGACATGACATGCCGCACACTCAACCGGCCCGGCCCCACTCTCTTCGTGGCAGCCTTTGCAGTTCGTATGGAGTGCGTCACCCCTCTTGGGGTCGCTGTCTGGGCCATGGCAATCCTCACCACTGCACGACATAGACCCGTCTCCCTGCTCCTCATGATGGCAATCATCACAGGCAACGCCATAGCCTTCGTCAGTCGTATGAGTCTTGTGATCATACAGAACTTTTCCTGCATTGCTCTTGAACATGATCCTTACAGGTTCCTCAGGGCTTTGCTGCGGGAAGGCGGCATAACAGACAACTCCTACGACGAGCAAGATTGCTGCGAGGGCAAAGGCCAATGCTTGTTCGTTCTTTGAGGTCATTTTGTATCACGTTCCTTTCGCTCGGCTACTAATACTAATATTGAAAAGCCGATTTTCCGTTCATGTTAAACGCGTTTCAAAGTCGTCAAGCCCTTAGCAAGTATCAAGGACAGTGTCAAGGAAAAAGTAGGCCCATTATCATGCTATCAGTATATGTTAGGTAATTGGCCCTTGAAGCAAAACCAGATTGTACGGACCTTTTTGGCCTTGCCTGGAATTGTTCGTCCTTCGACAATTTTTCTTGACAACTCTGAACCTCAATGCTATAGGCATTGCCACTTTAGTTATAATAAGGGTACAGAAGAATATAAGGATATGATGGTTACCAAGGTACTGAAGTGTCACCATGTGTAACTAGTGTCTATCCAGAAATCCCTCTTTATGTCATTTCGACCGAAGGGAGAAATCTAAAACCTAAACCTACGTGCTTTCAATACCATACGATTTCTCGCTTCGCTCGAAATAACAACTTTGTCCAGTTTCCGGATGGAAACTAAGTAAGTAATTCCAATCCATTATTTCACGATTACTTGGGAGTAAGGCATGCGGTTGGCCACATTGGTGAAGCTGTAAGGGCTACTCGCCTCCCAACAAGACCAGACGCAGGAGAAAACATGAAAAATGCTGTAGGTTCGGTTTTGGTAGTAGGCGGCGGCATCGCGGGGATGCAGGCGTCCCTGGATCTTGCCAATTCAGGCTATTATGTTCATCTTCTCGAAAAAAAGCCTGCTATCGGCGGAGGCATGGCCCAGCTTGATAAGACATTCCCTACCAATGAATGCACCATGTGAATTATCTCGCCCAAGCTGGTCGAGGTCGGCCGGCATCTTAATATAAATCTGATCACCAATGCTGATCTGGAAAGTGTCACTGGAGAAGAAGGCAATTTCCAGGTAACGGTTCACAAGCGCCCCCGATATATCGATCTGGGAAAATGCACCGCGTGCGGCGAATGCGCCGAGGCTTGCCCGGTAACAGTCCCCAGCGAGTTTGACGAGGGGCTCGGAACCAGAAAAGCCGCTTTCAAGCTTTATGCCCAGGCCATTCCGAGCGGCTATGCGATCGAGAAGCTCGACCGCTCTCCTTGTACGAATGCCTGTCCCAATCACGTCAATGCCCACGCATATGTAGCACTAATCGGTAAGGGTAAGTACAAGGAGGCAATGGCGGTCATTCTCCGGAACCTCCCCTTCCCAGGAGTCATAGGTCGTATTTGCCCCCATCCCTGCGAATCTGCGTGCAGGCGAGGCGAGGTGGATGCCCCGGTGTCGATCTGTGCCCTGAAGCGCTTTGTTGCTGATCAGGTGGACATAGAGGATCTGCCAGTCCCCGAAATCGAGAAACGCGACGAAAAGGTTGCCATTATCGGCGCCGGCCCGGCTGGACTCACCGCCGCCCATTTTCTTGCCCTGGAAGGCTATCAGGTTACTGTGTTTGAGGCCCTGCCAGTGGCCGGCGGCATGTTGAGGGTGGGCATTCCGGACTATCGCCTGCCGCCTGAAGTGCTGGAAAAGGAAATCCGTGCCGTCACCCGGCTCGGGGTGGAGATCAGGTTCAATACAGCGCTTGGCAGGGATATCACAATGGATGAGCTTCGGGCTCAGGGCTTCAAGGCGATCTATCTAGCCATTGGGGCACATAAGAGCATGAAGCTCAACATTGCAGGCGAGGACGCAAAAGGAGTAACGCACGGCGTGGATTTCCTTCGTCAGGTCAATCTACGCGAGATCACTAAAGTGGAAGGAAATGCGGTGATCGTCGGCGGTGGTGATGTGGCCATTGATGCGGCCCGCTGCGCCTTGCGGGTGGGGGCTGAAAAGGTCACTATCCTCTATCGCCGCAGCCGTGAGGAGATGCCGGCCCGCGAAAATGAGGTGGAGGACGCCCTTGCCGAGGACATTGAGATCCAGTACTTGACCGCACCGCAGCAGATTCTCACCAAGGAGGATCAGGTAGTTGGCATTGAGTGTGTCAGGATGGAACTGGGAGAACCTGACTCTTCTGGCAGAAGACGGCCGGTTCGGGTGCCCGGGAGTGAATTTATTGTCGAAACAAACCTGGCAATCCCCGCTATTGGACAGACGCCGGATTCGTCCTTCCTTGCTGAAACAGCTGGCGTGGCTCTGAGCCGTTTTGGAACCATCGAGGCCGATGACATAACTTTTGCCACCAACGTAGAGGGTGTTTTTGCAGGCGGCGACGCCCAGACCGGTCCCTGGGTAGCGATAGGCGCTGTGGCCGCGGGCCGCGAGGCCGCTATTTCAATATCGCGTTACCTCAAGGGCGAGGACCTCAGCGCTGGTCGGGAGCCAGTGGAGCTGCCCCAGGAGAATTTCCGGGCGATTCCTGAAGACATCGAGAAAAGACCCCGTGCTGAAATGTCCGCTATCTCCGATGCTGAAAGGAAAACAAGCTTTGCCGAAGTGGAGCAGGGGCTCACTGAAGAGCAGGCCAAGGCCGAGGCCGAGAGATGCCTTAACTGTATGACTTGCTGCGAGTGCTTCCAGTGTGTGGAGGCATGCAAGGCAGAAGCCGTAGATCACAGCATGCAGCCGGAGACTGTTACCTTAGAAGTTGGTTCGATCATTGCCGCTCCAGGTTTTAAGTCCTTTGATCCGAGTCGCTTTGACACTTATTCTTATGCCAGCCACCCGAATGTGATCACCAGCATGGAATTTGAGCGTATTTTGAGTGCCGGCGGTCCCTTCCTGGGTCATCTGATACGTCCTTCGGACCACAAGGAGCCCGAGAAGATCGCCTGGCTCCAGTGCGTGGGTTCCCGGGATACTAACCGGTGTGACAATGGTTACTGTTCAGCCGTCTGCTGCATGTATGCCATCAAGGAGGCGGTCATAGCCAGGGAGCACAGCAAGGAGCCTCTGGATACTGCCATCTTTTTCATGGACATGCGCACATATGGAAAGGAATTCGAGCAGTATTACAACCGGGCAGAGGAAAGTGGCGTGCGCTTTGTGCGCTGCCGGTTGCACAGTATTAATCCGGTGCCTGGTTCAGATGACCTTGAGCTTCGTTACGCGACCGAAGATGGCAGAGTCGAAAATGAAAAATTCGACATGGTAGTGCTCTCCATCGGTCTTGAACCTGCCACTGGCGTGGCAGAGCTGGCGGAAAGGCTCGGAATCGAGCTTGATCATTACAAATTTGCTAAGACCAGCAATTTTGCTCCAGTGAGTGCATCTCGTCCGGGGATCTATGCCTGCGGGGCCTTTCAGGAACCCAAGGATATCCCCTGTTCGGTGATGGAGGCATCAGCAGCGGCAGGCGCGGCAGCCAGCAGGCTTGCCGAGGCGCGGCATACTCTGGTCAAAGAGAAGACTTTTCCCGAAGAGCGGGATATCAGCGCGGAGGAAACCCGCATCGGTGTTTTTGTTTGCAACTGCGGTATAAACATCGGCGGCGTGGTACGCGTGCCGGAAGTGGCAGAATATGCCAAGACCCTTCCGAACGTTGTCTATGTGCAGGAGAATCTGTTTTCATGTTCGCAAGACGCCCAGGACCAACTATGCGAGGTGATTAAAGAGCAAAATTTAAACCGGGTGGTGGTGGCCTCGTGCTCGGCGCGGACCCACGAGCCTCTTTTCCAGGAAACTATGCGTAACAGTGGTCTGAACAAATACCTCTATGAGATGACCAATATCCGTGATCAGTGCTCCTGGGTACATGCCAACGATCCTGACGGCGCCACTGAAAAGTCCAAAGACCTGGTGCGAATGGCAGTTTCCAGGGCTTCGATTATCGAGCCCCTGCCCATGCCATCGGTCTCCGTCACACCGGTCGGTTTAGTGGTGGGCGGCGGTGTGGCCGGAATGGTGTGCGCCCTTACTATAGCCCAGCAGGGATTCAAGGTGCACATTGTCGAAGAGAAGGATCGCCTGGGTGGCCACGCCCTGAAGTTAAAGAACTCCTGGAAAGGCGAAAGCATACCGGAGTATGTGAGCAAACTGGTTGATGACGTAACCGGGCACGAGAACGTTGAGGTGCATCTTAACGCCAAGATCAAGGAGGTTTCCGGTTTTGTCGGAAACTTTGAGACTACCATTGGCCTAAATGGCGCAGGGGAGACCAAAAAGATTGAACACGGGGTAGTGGTGCTTGCGACGGGCGCGCACTCCATCAAGCCGGATGAATATCTCTATGGCAAGAATGACCGTGTCTTCCGCTGGCACGAATTGGATGAAGCGTGGGAGAGTGACCCTGTTAAGAACGCCACGAATGCCGTCTTTATCCAGTGTGTGGGTTCCCGGCAGCCTGAGCGCCCTCACTGCAGCAAGATCTGCTGTACCTTCTCAATCCAAAAGGCAGTAGAGCTTAAGAAACGGAACCCTGACTTGAACGTTTACATCCTTTACAGGGACATCCGGACCTACGGGGAACGGGAGGATCTTTACAGAGAAGCCCGGAACCGGGGCGTCATCTTTATCCGCTACGACCCGGAAAATAAGCCTGTTGTCAAAGAGACTGATGGAGGCGCCCTGGAGGTGACTGTGATGGATCCCGTGCTCCAGCGGCCCGTCACCCTCAAGCCCGACTTTATTACCCTGGCCACGGCCATCTATACCCGTGGCCTTGAGGAACTGGCGCAGCTCTTTAAGGTGCCTCTGAGTCAGGACAATTTCTTCCTGGAAGTCCACATGAAGCTGCGGCCAGTGGACTTTGCTGTTGACGGCGCCTTTGTCTGTGGCCTGGCCCATTTTCCTAAACCGATTGAGGAAAGCATCGCCCAGGCCCAGGCGGCTGCAGCTCGGGCCGCAACTATCCTGGCACAGAAAGAAATTGAGGTAGAAGGGGTCGTATCGAGCGTGGATGAGGCCCTTTGCAGGGGCTGTGGCAAGTGTGTGGACGTCTGCCCCTTTGGCGCGCCGGAATTGATAGAACTAAGAGATGGCATCATGGTCTCTCACGTCAGAGAGGCAATGTGTAAGGGCTGCGGTGCCTGCGCAGTGGCCTGCCCCACCGGCGCTGCTGCTATTCGCCATTTTACGGACAGGCAGGTGCTCACCATGGTCGAGGCCGCCCTCGGCGGATAGATTCGAATAAAGGAAAAAATAACATGAGTGGAGAACACGAACCAAAAATCGTAGCGTTTTGTTGCCACTGGTGTGCCTATGCCGCCGCTGATCTGGCTGGAGTAAGCCGCTTTCAATATCCTGCCAACATCCGTGTTATCCGCGTGATGTGTTCGGGCCGGATTAATCCCAATTTCATCCTGAAGGCTTTTCAATTGGGTGCTGACGGGGTACTTGTAAGTGGCTGACACATTGGTGACTGCCATTACCTGGATGGTAATGAGAAGGCTATACGGGTCATCGAAATGACTCGTGAATTGCTGACACTTCTTGGCATCGACAATGACCGTCTGGCCCTGGAATGGGTTTCGGCTGCCGAGGGAGTCCGTTTTGCTGAAGTCGTCAGGTCGTTCACCCAAAAGATCAAGGACTTGGGGGCATCTCCTCTGCGAGAAGCCGCATGAGCTTGTAGCTGGGGGGTTCGCTCCGATTTCGCTGATATACCCAGTACTCCAAGACTCCATTATTCCATAACGTAATGCCGATGGGGGCTAAATAATGAGCATGGAAGAAACAATAAGCAACCTAATCAATGAGACCAAGGCTTACTACTGTTTAGACTGCGGAGTTTGCACAGGTAGTTGCCCGGTGGCACGCTGTTCTCCCACGTTTTCACCGCGGCTAATGGTTGAAAAGGCCCTTATGGGCAAGGCCGAGGACTTCCTCTCGGACCCGGACGTGTGGTCATGTCTTACCTGCGCCCGGTGTACGCACAGGTGCCCGGCGGACATTAACTATCTGGAGTTTACCAGGGGCATCAGGCAGGAGGCGCTGAAGCTTAACAACAAGGGAATTCCGGCCCACAACGGTATGCTTCAATCAATTATGGCCATACAGGCATCCGGAATGGAGCAGAACAGGGTTGCCTGGGCAAAGGAAGCCGGCAGTATTGCCGATAAGGGGGAGTATTTCTATTTTGTCGGGTGTCTACCCTACTTCAACGTGATCTTTGCGGACTACCATTCCCATACACTTGATATCGGACGAAATGTTATCAAGATTCTCAATAAGTTGGGCATTGAGCCGGTAGTGAGTAACAACGAGAAATGCTGCGGCCACGACATGCTGTGGAACGGTGAGGTTGAAACCTTCAAGAAATTGGCTTCTGAAAACATTGAAGTGATCAAAGCGGCAGGAAGCAAAAAGGTCATATTCAATTGCCCTGAAGGGTATTATGTGTTCAGGGATTACTATACGAAGTACTTTGGCGACCTCGGTTTCGAGATCATCCATTTCTATGATTTTCTGGCTGAAAAACTAAAGGCCGGTGAATTCGGATTAGAGAAATCGAATGGTGTGGTCACGTACCAGGATCCATGCAGGCTGGGACGGATGGCAGGTATATATGACAGCCCGCGTGACATCATAAACGGGGTTGCCACCTCCTTTGCAGAGATGGAAAGGAGCCGCGACAACTCTGTTTGCTGTGGAACCACGGGATGGATGAACTGCTCCACCTGTTCGAGGGAAATTCAAGGCGACAGACTAAAAGAGGCCATGGCGACAGGGGCAGCTACGTTAATTACAGCGTGCCCCAAATGTAATATCCATTTTAATTGTGCGGCCAGTTTCATAGAAGGGATTGATATTGAAGTCAAAGATCTTGCTGAACTGGTTGTGGATGCCATGAATGGCAACAAAGCCCAATAACCCGGGTAAGGAGGATAGATTGTCGTGAACAAGGATATTTTGATCATTGGCGGCGGGATAGCCGGCATGCAGGCTTCCCTTGATCTGGGGGACATGGGCATTCAGGTCCATTTGGTCGAAAAGCTGACGTGTATCGGCGGCAAGATGGCCCAATTAGACAAGACTTTCCCCACAAACGACTGTGCCATCTGAATCCTCGGGCCAAAGCTGCAGGATGTCGGTCGGCATCCCAAAATAAATCTTTTAGCATACAGCCTGGTGGAAAACGTGACGGGCAGCAAGGGTGATTTTACGGTTACCGTGAGAAAAAAGGCCCGGTACGTCAATGAAAATTTGTGTACAGGGTGTGGCGCCTGTGCCGAAAAATGTCCGACTATTGTGTCAGATGATTATGATATGGGGTTAGGGAAACGAAAGGCCATCTACAGACACTATGCACAGGGCATTCCTTCTATTTTCTGTATAGATACTGATCATTGTCGGACCTTTCAGGGGAAAAAGTGCGGTGTCTGCGAAAAAGTCTGTCAGGCCAAGGCGATAGACTATAAGCAGCAGGATCAAATACTTGAGCTAAAGGTGGGCGCCATCATTTTGGCAACCGGGTATGATCTTTTTGATGCCACACGAATACCGGAATACGGCTACGGCAGGCTGCCCAATGTGATCAACGCTATGGAATTTGAACGCCTATTGAGCGCCAGCGGCCCAACGGAAGGTCATGTGGAACGCCCATCGGACTTGCGAGATCATCACCTTATCGGAACAATGGGAAAGGGCTTGAAAAAATCAACAAAGAGCCTGGCCAGTTACGAGAAGAAACACAAGATGTCATCCGATGATTTTTACAAGCAATTTACAGCGGGAAACATATCCGATGGGGATGAATTTCCAAAATGGGCAAAACAATACGAGAACGTGCAGGAGGCGACCAAGAAATTGGACGAACTGAAGGCCAAGGCCGAGAAGTTTGATATTGCCACCAGGCTCGCCTTTATTCAATGCGTGGGGTCTCGAGATTTCCGTTTCAACAAATACTGCTCCAGTTACTGCTGCATGCATAGCATTAAAGAGGCAATGATGGCCAAGGATCATGATGCCAGGACCGAGGCGTATATTTTCAACATGGATCTGAGGACCGTCGGCAAGGGCTTTGAAGAATACAAGGTGCGGGGGGCAGAAGATGTTGGTCTTCACTATATTCGTGGCCGTGTCGCTGAGATTACGCAGGATGAAAACGAAAATCCCGTTATTTGGTATGAAGAGACGACTTCTCAGACCGTAAAGAGCATGCCCGTTGACTTGGCCGTGCTGGCTGTGGCGTGTGAAGCGCCCAAGGGGATAGAAAAGATGGCTGAGCTCGTTGGCGCGGAGTTGGACGAAAACAGGTTTTTTAAGACCCACCCGCTCCAGCCCCTGGATACCACCGTCCCCGGCATCTTTGTGTGTGGGTGCGCCCAGGCGCCAATGGATATCCCGGAATCAGTGGCCCAGGCAAGCAGCGCTGCTTCGCGGGCAGCCGAGACGATTGCGGGAAAATAGTGATTCCACGAATTGATGATTGATAAAACAAATGGACTACTCAATAATGAATACTTTAGAGATGGAGAAAGACCTTGGAAGAAGAACTCAGAATAGGCGTTTTTGTCTGTAAGTGCGGCAGCAATATCGCGGGTGCGCTGGATGTTGAGGGATTGGCTGAATACGCCTCGACGCTGCCTGATGTTGTGTATGCCCCGTGGAATCTCTATACCTGCGCAGACGCAGGTCTTGATGAAATCAAGAAAGGAATCAAGGAGCACAACCTTAATCGCGTGGTGGTCGCCTCCTGTTCGCCCCGTACGCACGAGCCTCTTTTCCGGTCTGTTTGTGGGGAGGCGGGCATGAATCCTTATTTCTTTGAAATGGTTAATATCAGAGACCAGTGTTCCTGGGTGCACCAGGATAAAGCACAGGCGGAATCGGCCATGGCCAAGGCCAGGGATCTGATCCGCATGGGGGCGGCTAAGGCCGCACTTCTTGAACCCCAGGAGATCATTACATCTAAGGTCGAAGTCAAAGCGCTGGTGGTCGGCGGTGGAATTGCCGGTCTGACAGCCGCTACGTCCCTTGCTGACAGGGGGTTCCCGGTCATCCTATTGGAAAAGGAAAACGAGCTGGGAGGCATGCTTCGGTCTTTGTACAAGTTGGCTCCCATACATGTAGACGCATCCGAGGTTATAAACGCAAAAATCAAAGAGGCCCAAGATCATCCCAATATCCAGATTTACACAGGCGCCGCCATTGAAAAAGTCGAAGGTTTTATCGGCAAGTTTGACGTAACCTTCAGCGCCAACGGGACCAGCCAAGACGTCAGGCTGGGTGTGGTCATTATCGCCACCGGAGCGGGGAATTTCGTGCCGGAGGGTATGTATGAATATGACGGCGAAAAAGTTATTACCCAGTGGGAACTGGAGGGAAAACTGAAGGCGGGCAAGATCGATGCCAACAATGTGGTGATCATCCAGTGCGTTGGCGCAAGAAGCCCGGAGAGAAAATATTGTTCCCGTATATGCTGTGCAATCGGCATCAAGAATGCCATCCTTATCAAGGAGATGAATCCAGCGGCGAAGGTCCATATTCTCTATCGAGACCTGATGATGTCCGGTGTCGATAACGAAACCGAGCTTCGCAAGGCGAAAGAACTCGGCGTCCGGTTTGTCAATTATGACCCTAAAAGCCCGCCTGTGGTGGAGAAAAACAAGGTGACCGTTTTCCACCAACTGATGGGCAAAGAGATCGAAATTCCGCAGGAGATGGTGGTATTGTCAACGCCGCTGGTAGGGACTGAAGACGGGGTTCATATTGGCAACCTCTTCAGGGCCGGCCTGGACGGGAACAAGTTTTTCCTTGAGGCACACGTAAAGTTGAGGCCGCTTGATTGCGCGACCGACGGCATTTTCATCTGCGGGAGTGCGCACTATCCCAAGGATGTTCGCGAGAGCATTTTGCAGGCCCTGGGAGCGGCGTCCCGGGCCTCTATTCCCTTGTCGCAGGGCGAGGTGAAGATTGAACCGATTGTAACATGCCTTGTTGACAAGGATGCCTGCCGCGGGTGCGGCCTCTGTGTGGCGCTTTGCCCATACAATGCCTTAGAGATAAGGACAACCGATGAAGGCCGCAAGGTTAATGTCATAACCGTGGCGTGCAAGGGGTGCGGCGTATGTGCTGCCACGTGCTATAGACACGCGTTGAGCATTAATTCATTTACTGACGACCAAATGGAAGCCCAGATACATGGTTTCCTGGCAGCTTAACATTAACGGATTCTGAGCGGCGAAGCCGCGTTGCATGAAATCGTGAAACGGTTTCATGAAAGGAGGTATCCCAGATGGGAGAGGATTTTACTCCAAAGATCTTGGCCTTTTGCTGCACCTGGTGAGGGTACTCGGCAGCAGATCTCGCTGGCGTGTCCAGGATGCAATACACAACGGATATCAGGGTCATTCGCATAATGTGCACGGGAAGGATGGACCCTGCGGTGATGGCGGATGCCTTTGTTCATGGCCTCGACGGGTTGTTGGTGCTCGGCTGCCTTTTCGGCGAATGTCACTATGTGAGCGGCAATTTTAACGCCAGTCACAAGGTGAATATGACCAAAGAAATGCTCGCTTATGCAGGGATGAATCCAGGGCGGTTGTCATTTCGTAACCTCTCTTCGGCCGAAGCTGACGTGTTTGTCAAGCATGTCACCGATTTTTCCAAAGAAATAAGAGAACTCGGACCTCTCGGGGGCGAGGCTGATAAGTTCCCCTTGCCAAAGCTAAAGGAAAAGCTTGAGATTGCCAGGACCTCCCTCGCAGGGCCCAAGTTGCGCTGGGTTGTGGGGAAAAAGCCTGTCTTCATTGATACGGGTAACAAGTATCATGAGATCTTCACCGAGCACGAGATAAACCGGACCTTAGGCGGCATAGTTATTGACGAGATGGCCACCCATTCCATTTTAGCGGCTTTGCAAAATGAACCGGCTTCGGTTAAGGAACTCGCGGAAAAGCTTGAGATCCCGGCCCCGGAGACCTTGAAATACGTGCTCGGTTTGAAGCGACGCGGTTTTCTGGAATTGGAGAGTGTAAAAGATCGTTCACCTTTGTATAAATATGTCGAACAAGAGGGATAAAAAGTGGCTGAAAAAAATGTATTGATCATTGGCGGAGGGGCTGCAGGCGTCAAGGCCGCATTGGATCGAGTTAATGCCGGCAACAAGGTCTTTCTGGTGGAAGATTTTCCCAGTATTGGCGGGGAGCGAATTCCGCAGGACAGGCTCATCACTGATGGTGCGTCCTTTACGGCCCCTGATCTGGGCGCAGTCAAAGAGAACAATGGTATACAGGTCATAGATAGCGCCGAGGTTCGATCGCTGGCGGGGGAGAACGGCAATTTCAAGGCCAAGGTCCACCGTCGGACACCCCGGATCGATCGTGAAAAATGTAATGACTGCGGAGAGTGTATCAAGGTATGTCCGATCCACATGTACGATGATTACAACGAGAGCCTGGAATGGCGTACGGCCGTGGACTATTTCAATTCCGGCTCCGGCAACTACAATGTCTTTAAGGAAGACATGCCAGTTTGCCAGCGCACGTGTCCCATTAATCTGGATATCCGGACTTATGTGGGCTATATTGCAGACGGTAAGTATGCCGAATCATTGGCAACAATCCGAAAGAAGCTCCCCTTTCCGTTGAGCATAGGCCGTGTGTGTCCCCATCCGTGCGAGTTCGAGTGTAACCGCGGGTACAAGGATGAGCCGATCAGCATCTGCTTTCTGAAGCGCTATGTGGCCGACTATGAGGTTTATAACGAGGTCGAGCCCCCGATCAGCCTTCCAGAGGAGACCTATCCCGAGAAGATTGCCATTATCGGAGGGGGGCCCAGCGGCCTGACCTGTGCCTATCACCTGGCGTTGCTCGGATATCACAATAACA is a window encoding:
- a CDS encoding RnfABCDGE type electron transport complex subunit D codes for the protein MSSQKRLVVAHAPYWHDGSRLSTKNYHIMIAALPAVLMGIRQYGAPALAVIAFSMACAMIWELVWSAILKKPAPIGDGSAAVTGLLLGMLMPATAPWWLIALGTFIAIIVGKQIFGGIGFNPLNPPLLALAMLVISFKGIFDFNEALRNYDLGFAMTYPLADLKAFGPGAITKFSLGDLFMGRQAGAIGSTFGLGLVVGGLYLILRGYMRWEISLSFLAGVFVTALLFNLSDSSQYAGPMFHLFAGYTLIAAFFLVPEESSSPANFIPMLIFGVLAGVMTVLVRNIGAYVDGVPFSILLMNLANPLLDKIRPKAIGKVIENA
- a CDS encoding electron transport complex protein RnfC; the encoded protein is MIKRSFLGLVKPRLQYNLVPDSVQELPLPKKVTLLLKVSQNGGPPSTLKVGDAVKTGQRLSASPESAEYVISSVTGTISALAPHVGPLAQKYSAITIDASGQDNWDDQFKNEPTLDTAMKFFEYAPGNPSFKAFSDPEKTIRTIVINGMDQDLLLTVNQYVVQNETPAVKSGVQALKKITGANRIVITVPENLVQQATTTGAEVKTVSGTYPDSLPHMVMKDLLGQVVLAGDTVEDTEAVFMSAEAVAAIGTAFSASRPSVTKVVTVVGKDGSTRNVRARIGTRIGDVLQACDVSLSDRDRLILGGPMRGTATYSEDLPVEPVTDGIVVQDEADSAQVTDYPCTNCGECVRICPVKIPVNMLVRFLEARLYEDARNMYDLDCCIECGLCSYVCVSRIPIFQYIMLGKYELSLMETAEAANE
- a CDS encoding cytochrome c3 family protein, with protein sequence MTSKNEQALAFALAAILLVVGVVCYAAFPQQSPEEPVRIMFKSNAGKVLYDHKTHTTDEGYGVACDDCHHEEQGDGSMSCSGEDCHGPDSDPKRGDALHTNCKGCHEESGAGPVECAACHVM